The sequence TTAGCTATGCATGCCATCcctaaataattaaattcattcattcatcccaaACGGTCTAAGGTAAGATGTCAATTACAAGACACACCCTGTTTTTATAGCATTATATCAGCTTGATAAAGCAGTGCCTTAACTAACCAAAGTACACACAAGTACacacaagtatacacacacacacacacagatatgggcaccatccaaaagaaaaaatgaaacagACAATACAATTTATTCTGTAGTGTGTACATCTTCACATGATAGACCACCTAATAGAGGATAAACACATCTGAAAAGTGTGTATAAGTAATGTCCATGCTTTCTTATAGCTACTCAGTAATGAATATCGACATTAGGTCACATCAGGGATATGTGAGGTTTTATTACATTTCTTATGACACACCTATACGTTTTTAATTttggaattaaattaacttaattgaacTAATTCATTAATCTCTTGTTTGTCttgtaaaaatgctaatattCTACAGCTGGGCTAGATTGAGTAATGTAGTTAATGTAGTACATATTTTATAAAGTACTAGTACTAGTAATATTTTTCTGTTCATATCgttatcatttacatttttacagtgcgtTAATTAGGATAATTTTTACATTTGTCTGAACTCTTTACACTGTTGTTCTCCAGATGAAATACCTCTCCACCGTCCCTATTCTCCAGTTTATTGTGCTGTTACTTTCCAGTCCCAtgctttttaatttttcagtgatctggaaaacaagcaggaaaagattaaattaaaatacaggcTTTATCTTCAGCTCTGAATTACAACACAAGCAGCAATGCAGATTGTTGGTGAAGGCGATAATATGAGTGCTGCTTGATGGATGTAATGGTGATGGCAACAGAGGTGATACTACAAGTGCAGCTTTATTATAATGGAGGGTGAACAGGAAAGGGTCAAACAGGAGCAAAACAGTACCCTAATCCACAAGAGTAATCCAATAAACAGAGTCTGGGCAGGAGGCAAAGAATCATAAAACAAGAAACAGTCCAAAAATCACAACAGGCAAGAAAACAAGAAACCTCCACAACTCAACAAAATACCCAACAATgaaggtgtgtgagtgtgttttttttaatatatattgcatgtaataaatgagagagagagagagagagatagaatcCCAATTGGCATCAGCTGTAGTGTGTAATCAGTGTCTGGATTGGCACAAAGCATGATGGGGGTTGTAGTTCAGGTAAATATCTGGTGGAGAGTACAGATAGCTGGAGTGTCCTCTAATGAGTCTGGTACTAGCTAGTAGTTATGACAATGGATTTAAGATAATTTAGTACATTTAATTTGAACAATTTTGTTGAGTTTATACTTAAAAACAGTGTTGTTTGATGTATAAGCGTATAAGCATATAAGGCAGACACACAAACTTGATTCAGAATGGCAGTCTGTAGTGAAGGATCATTCAGTTGGCATTTTCCAACACAGGACAATTTCAGTCTGatgatttgttttctcttttcctcTAGTGAAATACAAACACGTGTAGTAATTTTCAACATGGAAGATACATTGTTCAACATCTTAATTTGAAAATTTTAAGCGTGAAATGTTGCATTTGATTATGTTTACTGTTTAAACTCACCTACAAGGATGCAGCACATTACAGGTCtcttgcctccatttcccaggatCAGTTGTTGACATGCTGACACAGTCAGATCCTACTCTCTGGTATCGCCCAGTATCTGAATTGGTGATCCCACTGATCAGACCATTCCACACTGATCTTCTGCATCCAGCACCCACTGAATATATCAGTCTGTTCATATCATCCATGGTGTCAACAGTATCAGTAAAATTCTCTCTGCATTAACTTGAAGCATTTGACCATGACATTTGCAGGTTTATATAGTGATACTGATGAGAAATAGCAGAACTGCTCCAGAAGAGCCCTGTAAAAACCAACATGTTAAACCATCTATGTCTGCACATCATCATAAATGCAGATTACAGATGACCAAACCAACCTGACAACAGAAACAGCACAACCAGACTCTCAATGACTGCTCACATGCATGTTTTCTTCTGGCTCCTAATGAGAGATAAAACATAACACAGACTTATGCATAAAACTGGTCCTGAAATATGCTTATACCACTCTCTACGCTAAAGATGGGATTTATTAACAAAAACTAGATGGGAAGATGTGCACACCTGCATGCATGCCGTTTTAGCAGCACCAGTGATGAGCTGAGAAACTGACAACAGATAATACACAGATAATAGAAATATAAGATGTTTAACTGACATTATCTCATAACTGAACCTGTTTTTCATAGATTCACTTACACATAAATATACAATCCACTTTAAATCATTATTATCAGtccaaataattaattcttttttttgcaattacaTTAAATATACTAAAAACGACATACTTAAAACTACACAATAACTACATATGCATATCTTCATATGATACGTGACGAAATGAAATTTTTCCATGTTAAAGGAGTTTATATCCAAACCATTGCCTGAAATGTGAAATAGTTTCTTTTACCTGTGGCTGAACAACAGTATAAACTTTTATgactgatcacctcaggtactgattatgtgctttttttGTGTTAAATGCTATCAATATGATTTTGAATatcattttacgtgacatttattgccataataaAAGCAGAAGCAGATAGTTTACgtctttaaaaaaagcatatttcaAAATGAGAATTCTGACtttgcaaaccaacacatataagtcactcagcatgtacttttaataatgttaaagatgtttaatatgtattaattagattataaacctaaccattttgttggagtgcagtgagtgcacaatTCTGCGCTTCTTGTAGCTCAACTTagattttgtttatgttttttttatttagtttttttttattcattcattttcttttcagcttagtccctttatttatctggggtcgccacagcggaatgaaccgccaactcatccagcatatgttttacgcagcggatgcccttccagccgcaacccatcacaaggaaacccatacacacttattcacacacacacatacactatggacaatttagcctacccaattcacctgtaccgcatgtctttggactgtggggggaaactggagcacccggaggaatttttgtttgttttttattatttgaaagcaTATTGGTTTATCTTATTAACTTCCTTGTTTCTGGTTGGCTTGAGTCAGAGGTCACATGATCCTTCTTGATTTATTTAACCTGCGAGAGATGGTATGGACAGCATAGTGAAATCTCAATGCAGACACATGTTAAATGCTCCTGATTATTCTACTGCTGGTTATCAGGCCAACACAGTAAACGAAACATTGTatgtatattatttgtttgtttttttgttttttttatgtcctTTTGATTGTTTGTGTAAcacatttagtttgtttgtttatctttttaGTTTTCAcagtgttcaataaataaaatgcatggacataaataaaaaaatgattttgttaattattatcaCTGACACACCATCAACACCAGTACCAAAAGGCCCATCAATAAAATATTGACTCACAATTGTAATTTTTGACAACAGAAGGGTTAAAGTAGGGGCTTtccttacacacatacacagagcagGAGAACATGCTGAATTTAGATGCTCGTAGATTTGTCATTTAAACAATTATGAACAGTAAATCAGTTGTGGCCAGAAGTGAAATTGTAGTTTCTTACCTTAAGATTTTGTCCAGTGAGACATTCTGTACAGCTTCTCCTGTCACTTGATGAGGATGATGGACATGTAAAAGACTGATGTAAACTGATGATTTTATATTTTACCCACCGTATTCCACATAAATACACCCTTTAAATGGTCAAACAGTATAAGCTGCAACCTGGACCAGAGTTTAGTCTAATAAACCCCCTGGCTCTTATCCATTTGCTTACGAGGTGTTGGACAAATATAAATAATGCTTAAAGCTACCAATCAGGATGTAGGACTCCCTGAACTCTTTAACCCATTTTACTACATTTAAATCAATGAGTTCATACACTTTCCCCCATAACAATTACactttggtttatttttaaacacCTCGGTGTGTTTCAGAATGAGATGAGGAGGTTCAGTCTTCACCGTAACAATACATTATCTGAGATCAAaagtaacaaataaaaatgtaaagttaaatgttgttgttgttgtttgttttttgttttttttaataacaaggCATGAGACATTTTGATATTCAAAGCACTCATTTTCATTAAAtccatttgcatgttgttgcttgaTCTTGAACATCTTGATCTAATGGACAATGTGGATGATGTTTTAACTCTCAAAacactattttaaaatgttttattaaacacCTGCAGCTTAAactataaatatgtttaaaaatcatTCTCCATTCTCTCAATCACTACAAATTTTTATATAATGTACACATgttttcaccagatgatttaaataaaaagagcaaATGAGGAACTTTCTGGAAATTATCACTAATAGACTTGGAAGTTGCTGAAGAGTGTTAATTTAATATGTGTGTGCTTTTTTACTTGTGTTCAGTGTCATTGCATATATTTTGTGCTGCATGTTGTCTAAACATGTGATATGCATGTAAAATTCAACAGATGTAACTAAGATAAAGCACTACATCGATCAATCTCATTACACAAAACCTTAAAAGTTGTCTCAATCACTTATTAAAATTCCTatgccaaagtctgtcatcaaaacaAGTCACATGACcatgtttattgttttgtctgCTTGCTCTGATAGGCAAATTGCTAGTAACTGGAATTGCTGCATTTGAATCATATTAATGTTGACTGGTTAAACTTGCAATTGTAAATATGAACTTTTCATGGTTTTTGGTTACCTGTTACTGACTGGCCTCTTCCCAGATATCTCAGTGATATGCAACACTTTTACCTCACAAATGTACTACAAAAACATGGTGTTTACTAGTGCAGTAATGTAGTGACTTTTTCTGCCAGCAGAGAGCATTATCAGTAAATAACAGACTATTATTATATtctaataatactgtaattaatgcaaataaaataactagACGATATTATGTACTGTGTAAAAGCTCATTCAgtacatacaaacaaaaataaaatgcaatgatgTGAAAGCATTAGGAATTGGTTCCCATTTAAATAATCAATTAGGAACCATACATTATATTCCATCTGATAAGAACCAACCTAAGCAACACAGGCCTTCAGTCTTTTATCCATGTTGCTACAATTTGCAtattttcatcattcatttttgCAATCATTTCAACAAGTATATGCTCAGTGTTAAAGGACAGAATGACAAAGACATTCTGTCTGTTATGCTGCCTTTTTTAAAGGAATGACAGTGTTGAATACATCTTCCAGTAATCATTTTCCCTGTTTGTTGACAAGTGAAgttttttatgaattaatttcgagaggagcacatgcttatgttatgattgatcacagctggtcccgcatcagctcaCTATTGactcaccaatcagatgattcccaactcactataaataaccagagttttcttatctcagtatcttcatcttgaagaatccctcctACCTACCCCTACTCCCCCTACTTTTCAGACAGATGACACGGAGGCCcaatgattagcactgttgcctcacagcaagaatgtctctggctAAAGTCCCTACCAAGTTTGCTCGTTCTCCTCATGCTCAGGTAAGTTTTCCTCGGGTTCTCcggttcctcccacagtccaaaaacgagcaacctaagtaaattgaacataccaaattgatACCGTAGCCAAGGATAGCAAGCGTACATCTCTCCTTAGCCATCCTATATCTGTCAGTAGCTAGAAATAAGTCGGGGGAGtccatcgagatctacctgagctcaaactcccctctcgccctggagacgggagggagccccgggctcgagggtCTCATAAGCTCTAAGCTCAGTGATTCTGTGTTATTACTGTCATAATGATGGGGGAAAATAAAGGTGGAGTTCCAAGTGcagctttttatttaaaatggtcAGACAAAGGGGTCAGGGGTCAAAACACCAGCAAGCTAAAAATAAAGGGGTAATTCACAAGAGCAATCCATAAAACAGGCAAAAGGTCGGGCAGGGagcaaacaaaaacagaaataaaaacaacgtGAAACAAGAGTGAGCAGAGAATGTGTGTGAAAGTGGTGCTTAAATAGACCAGATGATCGCAAACAGATGTAATCAAACCATGACAACTGCCTTCTAACCATGACAACTGCATCCAGCAGACACAATTTTTTATCAGCCTGTTCACATCATCCATGATCTGATTCATCACAAACAGAttgcttttatgttttttttttttatctgttttctaATATGTTGGAAAATAAGCAGAACTGAAACCTATTGATGTAATGGGTGGTGAATGCACAATGTACATATGTACACTGTTCATAGCATGTTTAGATGTTTAGAAGAAACGTTTTGTGTTATATTGTATTGAGGTACTGCAATCACGAAGTATTGTTAGAGGTCCTATTATtctttttcactttttaaaattgtgCTCAGTGTGTAGTTTTTATAGTTGAGTAGAAAAACATACTAAGTTTCAATTGATCCACTTCAAAAGGGAGAGATTACgtttttgtatttaaaaggaGAACGGATTTAAACTTAGAATGGAGACGTGTGTCTGGAAAGACACTTTTGGGAGATTgctagatgaccaatcactctgaagagtaagaaaacaaGCCAAtcaatgccaatgagttggcagagcTCGGCTTCGCAGGTGCCAATTATTAATCATTAGAAGAGTATATAACTAGCGCGCGCTGAGTGAGCAGTTAGATTTTGAGCCTCCTGAAGCCAAACACTTAACTATCAGCTGGAAACCCAGCTGCTGTGGCattggagacacacgtctccattCCCTCTTCGAGGAACAAGGGTTACGATAGTAACAGAGACGTTCTGACATGTGTCTTGAAGACATTTTGGGAGAGTGTATGGACAACGCCACAGCAGCTATGCCTGTCACGACATCACCAAGGGTACAACCTTCTTATATCCCCTTGGTCCttaattaccattacatgggaataatttAGGAAGAATTTAGATCAGAGGTTGTAAATGACCTAGCTAACTGTAGTCTAGGGATTTTTAAATTACGAGAGTACATTgtgaaagcgtgccagtccccgaaggcgGAGGACACCTGCTACCCAAAAGGGGAGACTTGATGGCAATATGGACATATGAACTAGTCCTATCTAGGGGTCCACCTggtaagggggaacacaccgtggcTGAATAACACATATGGGATTGCCACCGGGGATCGCACATAGCTAGCACAGAACCCCAGCACATGGGTAGACCAAAACCAGACATCGTATTGGGTCAGGCACCCGTCTCCTCCATTGAGTagggtgctgggggcctcggaggaactctctAGGTATGGCCAAATGGGAAACTCGCTTTAGCAGAGCAGAATAAGTGCACATATCTCTGGGTTAGGGAGCATGGCGCATCAAGCGTTTTTGACACAGAGCTTGGTTTCCTCCCGATTGACCAGGGTTACCCAGTAATCGGGAGGAAACAGGCTCCACTCAAAGATTATAAAATCTTGCGAATGTATTAGGTGTCGCTCAGCCCACAGCTCTACAAATATATGTGAGAGAGGCATCGCATGCTAACGTCCAAGAGGAGGCCACacttttttttgagtgtgctCTCGCCCCCCTACAAACACACGGTCAGAATGACATCTTTAAACATATGCGCTGATCGACCATGTTGCTCTCTTAGGGGATCTGCTCTTATAGTGAAAACTGCTCTTTCAGCTACCAGCGAGACGTCCAGGGGACAGGAAAGGAGCCCAGTTCGACCGCCGCTGTCATGTTGTCGCCCACACAGGTAGGGAAACTGGTTTCTCTGTGAAATCATGTTGGCAGAAGTACTCTTCAGTCTCTGGTGTGAGGCTCTGATGTGAAAATCTAACTGCTCACTCTTCATGAGCCAGTTATATACTCTCCTAATGGTTAATCACTGGCACCTGTGGAGCCAAGCTCTGCCAACTTATTGGCATTCATGGGCtcattttcttactcttcagagtgattggtcgaGTGGTGGAGTTGATTGGTGAAGGGCAACTGGATTTACAACATGCAAACTCATAGATTTAGTGTAAGAGTGACTGTTTAACTTGAAGAGTGAAGTAAACATTCTAGTTTCCCAACTAGATTTTCATTTCTCTTACAAACCATAGCAacattttgtattttacaaaccacAGACCATATTATTCTacccttaaaatagcaattttttcccaacacaagtcttcatgagtctgtgtgcattcaggttcCCAccgggatataaaaacaagtacatacacacacagataatgggcacctttcaaaaaaataaatcaccacAGAACCACCAACAGTACAAAAAGACAACACCAAAATAACCCTGAAACAAAacagacatttcacactgaaaCAGAAAATACAATTTATTCTGTAGTGTGTACATCTTCACATGATAGACCCCCTAATAGAGGATAAACACATCTTAAATGTGTGTATGAGTCATGTCGATGCTTTCATACAGTTAATCAGTAATGAATATCAACATTACGTCTACATCGAATTTATGTAAAGGATATTTGGGGTTATTACATTTCCTATGAGACTTTCctattttgtaaaatgaatggGATGTGAATCTCTAGGAATGCAGAAGTTTAAAATATCATAGCGATGTGctaagtatatatttatatattgatgtCAAGGTGCCTATATTAAGCCACTAGATGTTATCACAGAGAACTATTAAAGTGACAGGTCACCCAAAACCCAACATTTCAACAGCCAAAGCAACAACAGAATGGCAACCTATaagattataaattattttacaagaaaaaatcTATAAACATCCTGAAGTGGAATTTAATTGAACTAAATTCATTACTTTCTAACTTGTCTTGTAAAAATGCGAATATTTCTACAGCTGGGATAGATTGAGTAATGTAGTTAATGTAGTACATACTATATAAAAGTACTACTACTAGTAATATTTCTAGTGCCTCAAAGCAATATTGTTTCTTCACATCGTTTAAATTTTCACAGTGCATTAAGGATaccttttacattttctttttgaatTTTCCACACCATTGTTCTCCAGATGAAACACCTCTTCAACGCCCCCATTTCTCACGTTTATTGTGCTGTCACTTTCCAGTCCCATGCTTATTAATGTTTCAGTGATCTGGAAAACAAGCaggaaaaatctaattaaaatacaGGCTTTATCCTTAGGTCTGAATTACAACACAAGCAGCAGTGCAGATGAAGCTGTTGGTGAAGGTGATGATATGAGTGGTGCTTGATAGATGTAATGGTGATGGCAACACTACAAGTGCAGCTTGATTATAATGGAGTGTCAacaggcaagggtcaaaacaggagcaaaacaaTACCCTAATCCACAAGAGTAATCCAATAAAGAGAGTCTGGGCAGGAGGCAAAGATTCATAAAACAAGAAACCGTATAATAATCAAAACAGGCAAGAAAACAAGAAACAATCACAACTCAATACAGTACTCAACAATGAAGGTGTGTGGGTgaggtgtttatatatatattgagtgtaataaatgtaaatgatctgCATTTACATGCGTGTTTGTGTGAGACAGACTCTCCATTGGTAACAGATGTAGTGTGTAATCAGGGTCCTGACTGGTGCAAAGCATGAAGGGGGTTGTACAGTAGTTCAGGTGAATAGCAGGTGGAGCGTACAGATAGCTGGAGTGTCTTCTAATGAGTCTGGTGCATACTCTAGCTAATAATCATGACAATGGATTTTAAATAATTCagtacatttaattttaacaaattcattaagagggcagcacggtggcgcaggttcgagcctcggctaggtcagttggcatttctgtgtggagtttgcatgttctccatgtgttggcgtgggtttcctctgggtgctctttttccccccacaagtccaaagacatgcggtacaggtgaattgggtaagctaatttgtccgtagtgtatgtgtgtgaatggaagtgtatgggtgtttcccaatgatggattgcacctggaagggcatcttctgcataaaacatatgctggataagttggcggttcattccgcggtggcaacccctgattaataaagagactaagccgaaaagtaaatgagaTGAATTTCATTGAGTTTATACTTAAAAACAGTGTTGCTCAAGTAGAATTTGAAAGTGTATACGGCAGACACACACCTGATTCAGAATGGCAGTCTGTAGTGAAGGATCATTCAGTTGGCATTTTCCAGCACAGGACAATTTTAGTCTGatgatttgttttctcttttcctcTAATGAAATACACACATGTAGTCATTTACAACATGGAAGATTAATCACAGATATATCACAATCTGAATGTTTCAAGAGTGATCATTCGATTCTGTTAACTGGTTAAACTCACCTGCATAGCAGATAAAAGGATGCAGTACATTACAGCGTTCTTGCCTCCACTTCCCAGAATCAGCAGTTGACATGCTGACACAGTCAGGTCCTACTCTCTGGTTTGGTTGACCTATTGCCCAGTATCTGAATTGGAGATCCCACTGATCAGACCATTCCCAAGTGTCCCGATACAAACCAATCCAGATGTACCATCCCCTTAAAACTGCTGCAGTTAGATTATCATTCTCTGCAGAGCTGTGGATTGTGGGCAGATCTGTGTAATACTGTCTGCAGTAACTCTGAGCCTCTGTCCAGGGTATAGGTCCAGCACTTTGTATCATGTAGTATGTAGTGTTTTCTGTTAAAATATGAAAGAAAGTATTAGTTCTTCATCTCTTCATTTCCAGTTAAACTGCAgaataatacacttaaaataatGTTGAACTCACTATAACACACAAAATATCGCCCTAAATTACATGGCATATCAATCCAACTGCCGGAATAAGTAGCTACACAATATCCATCATCATTTGGCATTCCTGAAGCCCAGTTAAAGTACTGAGAAGAGTTTTCTCCATTCGACCAACTCCAGCGTTTCTCTGTCCCACTCTTCAGTCCAATCCACACTGATCCACTGTATCCAGCATCCACTGAATTTAACAGCCTGTTCACATCATCCATGGTGTCTACAGTAGCCAGATCAGTGAATCTCTCTCTGCAGTAACTCTGAGCATCTGGCCACGACATTTGCAGGTTTATATAGTTAAATTGACGAGAAACAGCAGAACTGCCCCAGAAGATCCCTGTAAAAACCAACATGTTAAATCATTTATATCTGCACATCATCATAAATGCAGATTACAGATGACCAAACCAACCTGACAACAGAAGCAGCACAAACAGACTCTCCATGACTGCTCACACAGCCGTTTTCTGCTGTCTTCTAATAAGAGATAAACAACAATTCTGTATAACAGTAAAGCATATTGAATTGTATATATTTGATTTAAGGCTCTGTTTGCACCTGAGGACTCAATGTTGCGTATGTACAAAACAGGCCCTGAAATAGGCTTATGCCACTTTCTACACAAAAGATGCTTTTTATTAGCAAAAACTTGATGGGAAAATGTGCGCATTTGCATGGAAACTCTGACCCAAGCATGCCGTTTTGGCGGCATCAGTGTGAGGTGATAGACTGACAGCAGATGATAGAATTATAagatatttaacttaaatatttacataattgaACCTGTTGCTCATAGATCCACTTATCCATAAATATACAAACCACtttaaatcattattatcataaaaaaaggcttttaaaaaataGGCTAAAAACAACATGCTTAAAACTACACCATAACTACATACAAAATGGCGATATGCAGcaaaaggaattttttttttcatgtaaatgGAGTTTATTTCCAAACCATGACCTGAAATTTCTATTCTTGCGGGTGAACAACAGCATAATCTTTTAtgtcaatgatcacctcaggtactgattatgtgcttttttAGGTCTTAAAAAAGCATACTTGAAAATGAGAACTTTGACTCAATGCAAATCAACACATATCAGTCACTCAGCAtgcacttttaataatgttaaagatttAATATGTTCTACTTAGATTCTAAACCtcaccattttgttggagtgcagtgaatgCACTCTTCTGTacttctgaatgactgtatttaaatGCTTCTCTTGTGTTGCAACTGATGCAGACTGTCAACTTGTCTGGAATCTTGTCACATTGCATGTTGTTAAGACATGATGTTACAATGTATGCTCCTCACCTTAcatttacattcgtaatatttatattacgtgctaattaaaaaccacctaattaatatgtattttttgtaacTCTGAATCTGCACCTCATTTTGGGTCTCAATTTTTTTCTCCTCTATCCCTCAACAGTCTGTGGCTTATTTTAATGTGCATGGTAGATTATGAGGTGATTTACATGGACTAAATATTGTTGAATTTGGCATGTAAAAGGCGTTATTTAAGACTTTTCTACGTACACAGATTGTAAGGTAGACTGCAATTTCTAAAGCTAAAAATGCATGTAGACATACGTACGCAAAGTTTCATAAATATGAATTTTTGTTTGCGTATGCCTTTTTCAGCAATCTGGATTTCTTCAATTTGATAAATGAGGCCCTTGGAATTAAAATGCATGTTAGTTGATCTGATAACAATTGGACAATGTAAGTACAGTACAAAAGCGAATAGGGTGTGAAAAGTTTTGAGCTTGTTCACTTTCATCCACCTCCAGAGGTAGTTAAAAACCCATAACTTAAACatctcattatttaaaaaataaagacata is a genomic window of Danio aesculapii chromosome 2, fDanAes4.1, whole genome shotgun sequence containing:
- the LOC130237184 gene encoding macrophage mannose receptor 1 yields the protein MESLFVLLLLSGIFWGSSAVSRQFNYINLQMSWPDAQSYCRERFTDLATVDTMDDVNRLLNSVDAGYSGSVWIGLKSGTEKRWSWSNGENSSQYFNWASGMPNDDGYCVATYSGSWIDMPCNLGRYFVCYKNTTYYMIQSAGPIPWTEAQSYCRQYYTDLPTIHSSAENDNLTAAVLRGWYIWIGLYRDTWEWSDQWDLQFRYWAIGQPNQRVGPDCVSMSTADSGKWRQERCNVLHPFICYAEEKRKQIIRLKLSCAGKCQLNDPSLQTAILNQITETLISMGLESDSTINVRNGGVEEVFHLENNGVENSKRKCKRYP